A portion of the Bdellovibrionales bacterium CG10_big_fil_rev_8_21_14_0_10_45_34 genome contains these proteins:
- a CDS encoding sigma-54-dependent Fis family transcriptional regulator has protein sequence MLEVEAESVRGLDLIGSNEKFIRVVRIAQKIAPSRASVMLSGESGSGKDVLARYIHEISDRRAGPFVAINCSAIPKDLMESELFGHSRGAFTGAVEKKMGQFEEVSGGTLFLDEIADLHPSLQAKLLRVLQEGKIKRVGENQFRPINIRLICATHKDLKKEVCEGRFRDDLFFRINVVPIEIPALRDRKVDIVPLSEHFLRKHVRLNHLKVLGFTESALKALVEYSWPGNIRELENLIERSCLLCENDWVTEEDLGIEANRLHGFDRTENFSKVGSNGEIAPLAEIEMNYINHVLDLNNGCREKTASQLGIDRKTLYRRLLSSHATH, from the coding sequence ATGTTGGAAGTAGAAGCAGAATCAGTTCGAGGTTTAGATTTAATCGGCTCAAACGAAAAGTTTATTAGAGTGGTAAGAATTGCCCAAAAGATAGCCCCAAGCCGAGCGAGCGTCATGCTCTCTGGCGAGAGCGGCTCTGGCAAAGATGTTTTGGCTCGCTACATTCACGAAATCAGCGACAGACGAGCCGGCCCTTTCGTGGCAATCAACTGCTCAGCGATTCCGAAAGACTTAATGGAGTCAGAACTTTTTGGGCACAGCAGAGGTGCATTTACAGGCGCTGTCGAAAAAAAGATGGGACAGTTCGAAGAGGTCTCGGGGGGAACGCTCTTTTTAGATGAAATCGCCGACTTGCACCCAAGCCTACAAGCAAAACTGTTAAGAGTGTTACAAGAAGGAAAGATCAAACGGGTAGGCGAGAACCAGTTTCGACCGATCAATATCAGACTTATATGCGCCACTCATAAAGATCTTAAAAAAGAGGTTTGTGAAGGTCGTTTTCGCGATGATTTGTTTTTTAGAATAAACGTTGTGCCAATTGAAATTCCGGCTCTGCGCGACAGAAAAGTTGATATAGTGCCCTTATCTGAACATTTTTTGAGAAAACATGTTCGGCTCAATCATTTAAAGGTACTTGGTTTTACCGAGTCTGCGCTGAAGGCACTCGTAGAATACAGTTGGCCAGGCAATATTAGAGAGCTTGAGAACCTGATTGAGAGGTCATGTCTTCTTTGTGAAAACGATTGGGTGACAGAAGAGGATTTGGGTATTGAGGCGAATCGCCTACATGGTTTTGATCGAACGGAGAATTTCTCAAAAGTGGGCTCTAATGGTGAGATCGCTCCTCTTGCAGAGATAGAAATGAATTACATCAATCACGTACTTGATCTCAACAACGGCTGCCGAGAGAAAACAGCTAGTCAGCTCGGGATTGACCGAAAAACTTTGTACCGACGGCTTTTAAGCTCGCATGCCACCCACTAG
- the scpB gene encoding SMC-Scp complex subunit ScpB: MAKNNKSGKVKALSENAIKAAIEFTSESDSAKDREIDYEIDYQNDSENSTDTSGTDTISIGSMKASFEEEDKRHQLADEFDEIVEETESLSEESQPSVAEFSLEEESEMEDPDFTGSEFDELELKATELDKTEKNDSEESASEELQESVNVSGTELEAFESAEIEETEFIEASQVKSILESILFSTDKPLSFDLIHQAFKGSNVTRAELRSALESYQIDLADSQRGVTLEIVANGYQLRTKIDNQEYLKRMIKGRPFKVSGPALEVLSIVAYKQPIVKSEVDQIRGVESGHLLRALMDRGLIKFGERSDLPGKPMNYESTRKFLEIFGLRNLKELPSLSDIESLIPEGIDEVEEKPKLADLTDDLSMKAGVTYSEGEQELERITGQLTEISATTEFFEQEKIREKARKDKERAEDVKELLALGREVPFKDVRWLEKYERELLANSEPPIDESGMSSPASGEAITSLESEESLS, from the coding sequence TTGGCAAAAAACAATAAAAGCGGCAAAGTGAAAGCATTGAGCGAAAACGCCATAAAGGCTGCAATCGAATTTACGAGTGAAAGCGATAGTGCAAAAGACCGTGAGATTGACTATGAGATTGACTATCAGAATGACAGTGAAAATAGCACTGATACATCTGGTACAGACACAATAAGTATTGGTTCAATGAAGGCAAGCTTCGAAGAAGAAGATAAAAGGCACCAGTTGGCTGATGAATTCGACGAGATTGTTGAAGAAACTGAATCATTATCAGAAGAGTCCCAGCCTTCTGTAGCGGAGTTCTCATTAGAAGAAGAGTCTGAAATGGAAGACCCGGATTTTACCGGCTCTGAATTTGACGAACTTGAACTAAAGGCCACAGAGCTTGATAAAACTGAAAAAAACGATTCAGAAGAGTCAGCTTCTGAAGAACTACAAGAATCGGTAAATGTCTCAGGAACAGAACTCGAAGCGTTTGAGTCGGCGGAAATCGAAGAAACTGAATTTATAGAAGCCTCTCAAGTAAAGTCTATCTTAGAGAGCATATTGTTTAGCACAGACAAGCCTTTGAGTTTTGATCTTATCCATCAGGCGTTTAAAGGCTCAAACGTCACCCGTGCTGAGCTTCGCAGTGCTTTAGAATCTTACCAGATTGATCTTGCTGATAGTCAAAGGGGCGTGACTTTAGAGATTGTCGCCAACGGTTACCAGCTGAGGACAAAAATAGACAATCAAGAGTATCTCAAGAGAATGATCAAAGGGCGTCCGTTCAAAGTTTCAGGGCCAGCGTTAGAAGTGCTTTCGATTGTTGCCTACAAACAGCCGATCGTGAAGTCTGAGGTCGATCAGATTCGTGGAGTGGAGTCGGGCCATTTGCTTCGAGCCTTAATGGATCGCGGACTTATAAAATTTGGCGAACGCAGTGATTTGCCTGGTAAGCCAATGAACTATGAATCAACACGGAAGTTTCTAGAGATATTTGGGCTTAGGAATCTTAAAGAGCTTCCTAGTCTTTCAGATATTGAAAGTCTGATTCCAGAGGGCATAGACGAGGTCGAAGAAAAGCCAAAGCTTGCTGATCTGACTGACGATCTAAGTATGAAGGCAGGCGTCACTTACTCAGAGGGCGAACAGGAACTCGAGAGAATAACCGGTCAACTTACAGAAATTTCGGCAACGACTGAGTTTTTTGAACAAGAAAAGATTCGAGAAAAAGCGCGCAAAGACAAAGAGCGCGCCGAAGACGTTAAAGAATTGCTGGCGTTAGGTAGAGAAGTGCCATTTAAAGATGTTCGATGGCTTGAAAAATACGAACGGGAATTACTAGCTAACAGTGAACCCCCAATAGATGAATCCGGGATGAGTTCACCAGCGAGCGGCGAAGCCATAACTTCTTTGGAGTCAGAAGAAAGCCTCAGCTAA
- a CDS encoding DUF1275 domain-containing protein has translation MFSHHFDQEPDTRVTLHWFMLSFSGGCINAGGFLATGKFVSHVTGFATLFGVDIANYQIEAALGIVSVPLFFLMGAFVAGLLIDRPISQGKKPHFDWVMGLSAICLFLAAGGGEMLLFGKFTDVVGLKQNYSLLVLLCLASGLQNGAITSSSGRSVRTTHLTGLTTDLGLGLARTLTFDLKKNTFQKETRANYLRIGSILSFVAGSAFGAWIFIKVEYKGFIFSALIAAYAAWHGRKAKVVAHVIPPP, from the coding sequence ATGTTCAGTCATCATTTTGATCAAGAGCCCGACACGAGGGTTACTCTGCATTGGTTTATGTTGAGTTTTAGCGGAGGCTGCATAAATGCGGGCGGCTTTCTTGCTACCGGCAAATTCGTCAGCCACGTGACCGGATTTGCTACGCTCTTTGGCGTCGACATTGCGAATTACCAGATAGAGGCAGCGTTGGGAATTGTCTCTGTCCCTCTCTTCTTTTTAATGGGGGCCTTTGTTGCTGGGCTATTGATTGATCGTCCCATCTCCCAGGGAAAAAAACCTCATTTCGACTGGGTCATGGGGCTGAGTGCCATCTGCCTTTTTCTCGCTGCCGGAGGTGGTGAGATGCTGCTATTCGGGAAGTTTACGGATGTGGTTGGGTTAAAACAGAACTATTCACTTTTGGTGCTCCTCTGCCTTGCAAGCGGTCTTCAAAACGGAGCGATTACTTCCTCCTCGGGTCGATCCGTAAGAACAACTCATTTGACAGGCCTTACTACTGATCTTGGACTCGGACTGGCTCGTACTCTCACTTTTGATCTGAAGAAAAATACGTTTCAGAAGGAAACACGGGCAAATTATCTACGGATCGGTTCAATCCTTTCGTTTGTCGCGGGCTCGGCATTTGGAGCATGGATATTTATAAAGGTTGAATACAAAGGATTCATTTTTTCCGCGCTGATCGCTGCCTACGCTGCTTGGCACGGCAGAAAAGCCAAGGTTGTCGCTCATGTTATACCTCCACCATAG
- a CDS encoding site-2 protease family protein, with amino-acid sequence MDILEIAVKILFFFVPFLFALSFHEFAHGWVAKRMGDNTAEMMGRLNLNPLSHADPLGTFVLPLSALLISATTGAAPFFFGWAKPVPVNSRNLTKPKHQMFWIALAGPLSNIFLAFVGAFVYQLFVLKLNHVSYAGGVMELTSFFIIINLFLAVFNLLPLHPLDGGKIISRFLSVELDRKLEHLSQYSFLIFMGLILFGAFAYLAIPVYYVRNVFLWVWANLIGLV; translated from the coding sequence TTTATTTGCTTTGTCTTTTCATGAGTTTGCGCACGGATGGGTGGCCAAGCGTATGGGAGACAACACGGCAGAGATGATGGGCCGCCTCAATTTAAACCCACTCTCGCATGCAGATCCGCTAGGTACATTCGTGCTACCGCTCTCAGCGCTTTTGATCTCTGCAACGACAGGAGCTGCACCGTTCTTTTTTGGTTGGGCCAAACCTGTGCCAGTCAACTCTCGTAACTTAACAAAACCTAAGCACCAGATGTTTTGGATTGCTTTAGCCGGTCCGCTGTCGAATATTTTTCTCGCTTTCGTGGGCGCATTCGTTTACCAGCTTTTCGTACTTAAGCTCAATCATGTCTCGTATGCCGGTGGTGTGATGGAGCTGACCAGCTTCTTCATCATCATTAACTTATTCTTAGCAGTGTTCAATTTGCTTCCGCTACATCCACTCGACGGCGGAAAGATCATTTCACGCTTTCTTTCTGTGGAGCTAGATCGCAAGCTCGAGCATTTAAGCCAATACTCCTTTTTAATATTTATGGGACTCATTCTCTTTGGCGCTTTTGCTTATTTGGCGATTCCTGTTTATTACGTTCGAAACGTCTTTCTGTGGGTTTGGGCAAATTTGATTGGATTGGTATGA
- a CDS encoding PhnA protein: MVQDQCPKCSSANVYVDGNLWVCPECSHEWAKDAVESSAVSEGVEDKSVRDANGNVLINGDSVIVIKDLKIKGSSSSVKGGTKVRNIRLTDADDGHNIACKIDGVGSINLKSEFVRKA; the protein is encoded by the coding sequence ATGGTCCAGGATCAATGTCCAAAATGTAGTTCTGCAAATGTATATGTGGATGGGAACCTTTGGGTTTGCCCCGAGTGCTCACATGAGTGGGCCAAAGATGCAGTGGAATCGAGTGCCGTTTCTGAAGGCGTTGAGGATAAATCCGTTCGAGATGCCAACGGTAACGTTCTCATCAACGGCGATTCGGTCATCGTCATCAAAGATCTAAAGATTAAAGGCTCATCGAGTTCAGTGAAGGGTGGAACTAAAGTCCGCAACATCCGACTTACTGATGCTGACGATGGTCATAATATTGCCTGCAAAATTGATGGCGTAGGATCAATCAATTTGAAATCTGAATTTGTGAGGAAGGCATAG
- a CDS encoding carbonic anhydrase — translation MKHRVPYFSEVIARGRVKFCRSIASHSGRGPLVPRFIYVLILSFAVVGCGHGELKPETQVLGNAPRALSLGSEQALRKLFEGNQRYVQDRLIHPDQSRSRVREVSNEQHPIAAILGCADSRVPPEIIFDQGIGDLFVVREAGNIIDDAVIASMEYAAVHLGVSLIFILGHERCGAIEAAVHNQYEGHIGTLVDAISPAIDLVQGKEGDPIDLVSRAHVDLVRTKLMNSRPVLRARLESKQLLIVSGYYDLDSGRVEILKQ, via the coding sequence ATGAAACACAGAGTACCCTACTTTAGTGAAGTAATTGCGAGGGGGAGAGTGAAATTTTGTCGGTCAATTGCAAGCCACAGCGGAAGGGGCCCTTTAGTGCCGCGCTTTATTTATGTTTTGATACTCAGTTTTGCTGTCGTTGGCTGTGGTCATGGTGAGCTCAAACCTGAAACGCAAGTTTTAGGTAATGCGCCCCGTGCTTTGTCGTTGGGGTCAGAGCAGGCCCTGAGAAAGCTTTTCGAAGGCAATCAACGCTATGTCCAAGATCGCTTGATTCATCCGGATCAGAGTCGAAGTCGTGTGAGGGAGGTTTCGAACGAACAGCACCCAATTGCTGCAATTTTGGGATGCGCCGACTCACGGGTTCCCCCGGAGATAATTTTTGATCAGGGTATTGGCGATCTTTTCGTAGTTCGCGAAGCTGGAAATATTATCGATGACGCAGTTATTGCAAGTATGGAATACGCAGCGGTTCATCTGGGTGTCTCTCTCATTTTTATTCTAGGTCATGAACGATGTGGCGCCATAGAAGCTGCAGTCCACAATCAATACGAGGGGCACATCGGAACTCTGGTAGATGCAATCTCCCCTGCGATTGATCTCGTGCAAGGTAAAGAGGGAGACCCAATTGATCTTGTCTCCAGAGCTCACGTGGATCTAGTTCGGACCAAGCTGATGAACTCAAGGCCCGTTTTGCGTGCGAGGCTGGAGTCTAAACAACTTCTGATTGTCAGTGGCTACTATGATCTTGATAGTGGGAGAGTCGAAATATTGAAACAATAG
- the trpS gene encoding tryptophan--tRNA ligase gives MTEQKSEKKPAMKRVMSGMRTTGSLHIGNYFGSLINYVKLQNEGYECFFGAMDWHALTTSYRDSESVGNYTRDIIADWLAWGVDPEKSVVYIQSKLPELLELTMVFANLTPMGWLERVTTWKDAIEEMKSTDTHNLGRFMYPVLQAADIAIFNGEAVPVGKDQVPHLELSRDIIQRFNRIYGVTLKEPQPLLTENPLVPGTDGRKMSKSYGNIIPLTEEAKSSEKRIKKMQTDPARVRREDPGEPTKCPVYYIHKLYSSDDDLAWVEKGCRSAGIGCGDCKGRLIENREKVMSGPRQRKNELLNNKQELDSILSRGCDRARAEAAKTMASVRKAMKWSGGSFS, from the coding sequence ATGACAGAGCAAAAGTCAGAAAAAAAGCCAGCGATGAAACGGGTCATGAGCGGTATGCGAACAACGGGTTCGCTACATATTGGTAATTATTTTGGGTCTTTGATTAATTACGTAAAACTTCAGAACGAAGGGTACGAATGTTTTTTCGGAGCAATGGATTGGCACGCACTCACAACGTCCTACCGTGATTCTGAAAGTGTGGGTAATTATACCCGTGACATCATCGCCGACTGGCTTGCATGGGGAGTCGATCCAGAAAAATCTGTTGTTTATATACAAAGCAAACTTCCGGAGCTTTTGGAACTCACGATGGTATTTGCCAATCTCACACCGATGGGTTGGCTTGAGCGAGTCACAACCTGGAAAGACGCTATCGAAGAAATGAAATCCACCGACACCCACAATTTGGGACGATTTATGTACCCGGTTCTTCAGGCGGCGGACATAGCCATCTTTAATGGTGAAGCCGTGCCGGTGGGTAAAGATCAAGTGCCTCACCTTGAGCTCAGCCGAGACATCATTCAAAGATTCAATAGAATCTACGGGGTGACCCTCAAAGAGCCGCAGCCTCTCTTAACAGAAAATCCGCTTGTGCCTGGTACGGACGGTCGAAAGATGAGCAAGTCCTACGGCAATATCATACCGCTAACGGAAGAGGCAAAGTCTTCGGAAAAGCGGATCAAGAAAATGCAAACGGATCCAGCCAGGGTGCGGCGTGAAGACCCAGGGGAGCCTACAAAGTGCCCTGTGTACTATATCCACAAACTCTACTCGAGCGACGACGATTTGGCTTGGGTTGAAAAGGGCTGCCGTTCGGCCGGAATCGGCTGCGGGGACTGTAAGGGGCGTCTGATCGAGAACCGCGAAAAAGTCATGAGTGGGCCCCGTCAAAGAAAGAATGAACTCTTGAACAACAAGCAAGAACTTGATTCAATCTTGTCCAGGGGTTGCGATCGGGCCCGCGCGGAGGCGGCAAAAACAATGGCCTCAGTGCGTAAAGCCATGAAATGGTCGGGAGGAAGTTTTTCGTGA